One genomic region from Curtobacterium sp. 9128 encodes:
- a CDS encoding DinB family protein translates to MSDITEEPPAVRPAPPSGTIAATGNSLLTDEGASPVTDQALVKQTLHRYLQKHRAALLAKLDGLAERQARWPVTPTGTNVLGLVKHVAAVQSEYFGRVFDRPLPDPPAWLDSDDDRDMYATLDETMADIVAFHHASAAHADATIEALDLDARGVVPWWAPEHRDVTLHRVLVHMAYETARHAGHADIVREMLDGLAGDGDGNLAEKTPEEWIEWRERLVSIAEQAGLREAGL, encoded by the coding sequence ATGAGCGACATCACCGAGGAGCCGCCGGCGGTGCGACCTGCACCGCCGTCCGGCACCATCGCGGCGACCGGGAACTCCCTGCTCACCGACGAGGGGGCGTCCCCGGTCACCGACCAGGCACTCGTGAAGCAGACGCTGCACCGATACCTCCAGAAGCACCGGGCAGCGCTGCTCGCGAAGCTCGACGGACTCGCGGAACGGCAGGCCAGGTGGCCGGTGACCCCGACGGGCACGAACGTCCTCGGGCTCGTGAAGCACGTGGCCGCCGTGCAGTCCGAGTACTTCGGGCGGGTGTTCGACCGCCCGCTCCCCGATCCGCCGGCATGGCTCGACTCCGACGACGACCGGGACATGTACGCGACGCTCGACGAGACGATGGCGGACATCGTGGCGTTCCACCACGCCAGCGCCGCCCACGCCGACGCCACGATCGAGGCGCTCGACCTCGACGCGCGCGGGGTGGTTCCGTGGTGGGCACCCGAGCACCGTGACGTCACGCTGCACCGTGTGCTGGTGCACATGGCGTACGAGACCGCTCGGCACGCCGGGCACGCGGACATCGTGCGCGAGATGCTCGACGGCCTCGCGGGCGACGGTGACGGGAACCTCGCGGAGAAGACGCCCGAGGAGTGGATCGAGTGGCGGGAGCGGCTCGTCTCGATCGCCGAGCAGGCCGGGCTCCGAGAAGCGGGCCTGTAG
- a CDS encoding ABC transporter ATP-binding protein yields the protein MTTPVLEARGLTRTYGRGSTRFDALKGVSLAVNQGESLAIVGKSGSGKSTLMHLLALLDKPSTGQILLDGTDAATLSARDVNRTRNSTFGFVFQQFFLTPKTSVLDNVVLPLKIAGVSGAERKRRGMAALDALGLADKAKNDANDLSGGQKQRVVIARALVGEPSVIFADEPTGNLDTNTGEVVEDMLFGLQRERGITLVVVTHDDELAARCDRSVNVRDGLIVGGSTEADAPAPGAHEHGRHSA from the coding sequence ATGACCACTCCCGTGCTCGAGGCCAGGGGCCTCACGAGGACCTACGGCCGAGGTTCCACCCGGTTCGATGCGCTCAAGGGGGTGTCCCTCGCCGTGAACCAGGGGGAGAGCCTGGCGATCGTCGGCAAGTCCGGCTCCGGCAAGTCGACGCTGATGCACCTGCTCGCGCTGCTCGACAAGCCGTCCACCGGGCAGATCCTGCTCGACGGCACGGATGCCGCGACGCTCAGCGCCCGCGACGTGAACCGCACGCGGAACAGCACCTTCGGGTTCGTGTTCCAGCAGTTCTTCCTGACGCCGAAGACCTCCGTGCTCGACAACGTCGTGCTGCCGCTGAAGATCGCGGGCGTCTCCGGTGCGGAGCGGAAGCGCCGGGGGATGGCGGCGCTCGACGCGCTCGGGCTGGCGGACAAGGCCAAGAACGACGCGAACGACCTTTCCGGTGGACAGAAGCAGCGCGTGGTCATCGCCCGAGCGCTCGTCGGCGAGCCGAGCGTCATCTTCGCTGACGAGCCGACGGGCAACCTCGACACGAACACGGGTGAGGTGGTCGAGGACATGCTCTTCGGACTGCAGCGCGAGCGGGGGATCACCCTGGTCGTCGTCACCCACGACGACGAACTGGCGGCACGCTGCGACCGGAGCGTGAACGTGCGCGACGGGCTGATCGTCGGCGGGTCGACGGAGGCCGATGCGCCCGCCCCGGGTGCCCACGAGCACGGAAGGCACTCCGCATGA
- a CDS encoding ABC transporter permease, giving the protein MNFLDLLRTAVGNTFRSKLRTTLTVIAIFIGAFTITLTSAIGTGVGNYIDTQVASIGDTGALTITKTVDSSSTDSGPAKYDPDASTQSVDRGPASFGYLSQSDVDKIKGVSGIDSVRPAVALSPKYAEYGNEGKYVVTLSANAGELKADLASGKQLDDDTDANQVILPTNYLKNLGLGSEKAAVGKELTFAVDDYQGAEHTLTATVVGVQNESLFGGGAGANAALTDAMQSAQETGKPASIATSYASASATLDSGATASDVKSALSKDGYTGQTIQDQLGQFQTVINGIVGVLNAFAVIALIAAGFGIINTLLMSVQERTREIGLMKAMGMGGGKVYTLFSLEAVFIGFLGSAIGAGVAIALGTGISNILAGTVLKDLPGLQIMQFAPSSVITIILVVMFIAFLAGTLPARRAARQNPIEALRYE; this is encoded by the coding sequence ATGAACTTCCTCGACCTCCTGCGGACCGCGGTCGGCAACACGTTCCGGTCCAAGCTCCGCACCACCCTGACCGTGATCGCGATCTTCATCGGCGCGTTCACCATCACGCTCACCTCGGCGATCGGCACCGGCGTCGGGAACTACATCGACACCCAGGTGGCCTCGATCGGCGACACCGGGGCCCTGACGATCACGAAGACCGTCGACTCGTCGTCGACCGACAGCGGCCCCGCGAAGTACGACCCCGACGCGTCCACGCAGAGCGTCGACCGCGGGCCGGCGTCCTTCGGGTACCTGTCCCAGTCCGACGTCGACAAGATCAAGGGCGTCTCGGGCATCGACTCCGTCCGTCCGGCCGTCGCGCTCAGCCCGAAGTACGCGGAGTACGGCAACGAGGGCAAGTACGTCGTCACGCTGTCCGCCAACGCGGGGGAGCTGAAGGCCGACCTGGCATCGGGCAAGCAGCTCGACGACGACACGGACGCGAACCAGGTCATCCTGCCGACGAACTACCTGAAGAACCTCGGGCTCGGCAGCGAGAAGGCGGCCGTCGGCAAGGAGCTCACCTTCGCGGTGGACGACTACCAGGGCGCAGAGCACACCCTGACGGCGACCGTCGTCGGCGTGCAGAACGAGTCGCTGTTCGGCGGCGGGGCCGGTGCGAACGCGGCACTGACGGACGCGATGCAGTCCGCGCAGGAGACGGGGAAGCCCGCGTCGATCGCGACCTCCTACGCCAGTGCCTCGGCGACCCTTGACAGCGGCGCGACCGCGTCCGACGTGAAGAGCGCCCTGTCGAAGGACGGCTACACCGGACAGACGATCCAGGACCAGCTCGGCCAGTTCCAGACCGTCATCAACGGCATCGTCGGCGTCCTCAACGCGTTCGCGGTGATCGCCCTCATCGCAGCGGGCTTCGGCATCATCAACACGCTGCTGATGAGCGTGCAGGAGCGGACCCGTGAGATCGGCCTGATGAAGGCGATGGGCATGGGCGGCGGCAAGGTCTACACGCTGTTCTCGCTGGAGGCGGTGTTCATCGGCTTCCTCGGCAGTGCGATCGGCGCCGGCGTGGCGATCGCGCTCGGCACGGGGATCTCGAACATCCTGGCCGGCACGGTGCTCAAGGACCTGCCTGGCCTGCAGATCATGCAGTTCGCGCCGTCCTCGGTGATCACGATCATCCTCGTGGTGATGTTCATCGCGTTCCTCGCCGGCACGCTGCCCGCACGCCGGGCTGCACGCCAGAACCCGATCGAGGCCCTCCGCTACGAGTAG
- a CDS encoding glycine betaine ABC transporter substrate-binding protein translates to MTTRTQRRTRRIAATLVAGAAAFALTGCGLQPATSFVPAAAPGTIEKIDDLPEGAHLTVTSKNFTEQLVLGKIAVLAAKAAGFDVTDETNVPGSVAVRQLMTGHDADMTYEYTGTAWLTYMGHKEGIPDKQEQYEAVKKEDAGNGLTWLPPAPMNNTYAFAVRKEAVKELGGITKLSQIADLPADQRTFCVESEFNSRSDGFKPMLEKYGLQLGGSGDSAIPKGNVDILDTGTVYTATDRGKCNFGEVFTTDGRIKSLGLQVLEDDKGFFPAYNVAPVLSTSVLKEYPQLEDVYDQISPKLTDAVLQELNRQVDVEGREPADVAFDWMVKEGFISKS, encoded by the coding sequence ATGACGACCCGCACCCAGCGCCGCACCAGGCGCATCGCGGCGACGCTCGTCGCCGGCGCCGCAGCGTTCGCACTGACCGGCTGCGGCCTGCAGCCCGCGACCTCGTTCGTCCCGGCAGCGGCCCCCGGCACGATCGAAAAGATCGACGACCTGCCGGAGGGCGCGCACCTCACCGTCACGTCGAAGAACTTCACCGAGCAGCTCGTGCTCGGGAAGATCGCGGTGCTCGCCGCGAAGGCCGCCGGCTTCGACGTCACCGACGAGACGAACGTCCCCGGCAGTGTGGCGGTCCGTCAGCTCATGACCGGCCACGACGCAGACATGACGTACGAGTACACCGGCACCGCCTGGCTCACCTACATGGGCCACAAGGAGGGCATCCCGGACAAGCAGGAGCAGTACGAGGCCGTCAAGAAGGAGGACGCCGGCAACGGACTGACCTGGCTGCCGCCCGCCCCGATGAACAACACGTACGCGTTCGCCGTGCGGAAGGAAGCGGTCAAGGAGCTCGGTGGCATCACGAAGCTGTCGCAGATCGCCGACCTCCCGGCCGACCAGCGCACGTTCTGCGTCGAGTCGGAGTTCAACTCGCGGTCGGACGGCTTCAAGCCGATGCTCGAGAAGTACGGTCTGCAGCTCGGTGGCTCCGGCGACTCCGCGATCCCGAAGGGCAACGTCGACATCCTCGACACCGGCACCGTCTACACGGCGACCGACCGGGGGAAGTGCAACTTCGGCGAGGTGTTCACCACCGACGGTCGCATCAAGTCGCTCGGGCTGCAGGTGCTCGAGGACGACAAGGGCTTCTTCCCGGCCTACAACGTCGCCCCGGTGCTCTCCACGTCGGTGCTCAAGGAGTACCCGCAGCTCGAGGACGTCTACGACCAGATCTCCCCGAAGCTGACGGACGCCGTCCTGCAGGAGCTGAACCGGCAGGTCGACGTCGAGGGCCGGGAGCCCGCGGACGTCGCGTTCGACTGGATGGTGAAGGAGGGCTTCATCTCGAAGTCCTGA
- a CDS encoding ThuA domain-containing protein codes for MKNIVVWNENVHETRGDATVVEHYPNGIHTVVAAALQEHLPEASVGTATLQEPEHGLTQERLDATDVLFWWGHAAHEEVSDEVVQRVVDAVHAGMGLVVLHSGHYSKPFKRLMGTTCSLKWRNDGERELVWTTAPDHPIAKGVPHPIVIDRQEMYGEYFDIPRPDEEVFLSTFTGGEVFRSGVAYRRGRGRVFYFSPGDQEYPVYHHPDIQRVLSNAAEWAAPTTPRRVLTADEHPRDWFLAEGAVDRTRD; via the coding sequence GTGAAGAACATCGTCGTCTGGAACGAGAACGTGCACGAGACCCGCGGTGACGCGACGGTCGTCGAGCACTACCCGAACGGCATCCACACCGTCGTCGCGGCCGCGCTGCAGGAGCACCTGCCGGAGGCCTCGGTCGGCACGGCGACGCTGCAGGAGCCGGAGCACGGTCTGACGCAGGAGCGCCTCGACGCCACGGACGTGCTGTTCTGGTGGGGCCACGCGGCCCACGAGGAGGTCAGCGACGAGGTCGTGCAGCGCGTCGTGGACGCCGTGCACGCCGGCATGGGCCTCGTGGTGCTGCACTCCGGGCACTACTCGAAGCCGTTCAAGCGGCTGATGGGCACGACGTGCTCCCTGAAGTGGCGCAACGACGGCGAGCGGGAGCTCGTCTGGACGACGGCGCCCGACCACCCCATCGCGAAGGGCGTCCCGCACCCGATCGTCATCGACCGCCAGGAGATGTACGGCGAGTACTTCGACATCCCCCGCCCCGACGAAGAGGTCTTCCTGTCGACGTTCACCGGCGGCGAGGTGTTCCGCTCCGGCGTCGCCTACCGTCGTGGCCGCGGCAGGGTCTTCTACTTCTCGCCCGGTGACCAGGAGTACCCCGTGTACCACCACCCGGACATCCAGCGGGTGCTCTCGAACGCCGCGGAGTGGGCCGCTCCCACCACGCCGCGCCGGGTGCTGACGGCCGACGAGCACCCCCGCGACTGGTTCCTCGCCGAGGGTGCGGTAGACAGGACGCGTGACTGA
- a CDS encoding GAF domain-containing protein has protein sequence MTDTQADRRNALVEALGVLGSGPEERFDRITRMTQAAFGVPLSFLNLVHGDLVTAQSAQGWQQGGSAAASDVFCSTTVLQDGPMVVSDTALDPRFSGLPAVTGEPGIRFYAGAPLSMLDGTRVGTLCIMDAKPRELSPQDVEMLRDLARWAERELGHAIDRDRVRRVLDALVPDPIDVPGYDFAAVSSSREGSGDVADWRVAADGTIRLTIGSVSAAGSAAGLLASTLRAAVVARTDVQLGADGQALEAQIGADLEAAGAVGSLFHARIDPTTGHVSSVDAGHGLALHVRADGTHTVLRTIDLPIGLQPEGTARTHVEVDLAPGDRLVLFTAGLLSLGGLDDIGAVAALAAAEEATAFVDRIRALREAAPAADVSVAVLTRRAGSDASA, from the coding sequence GTGACTGACACCCAGGCGGACCGACGGAACGCGCTCGTCGAGGCCCTCGGGGTGCTCGGCAGCGGTCCCGAGGAGCGGTTCGACCGCATCACCCGGATGACGCAGGCGGCGTTCGGGGTGCCGTTGAGCTTCCTCAACCTCGTGCACGGCGACCTCGTCACGGCACAGTCCGCGCAGGGCTGGCAGCAGGGCGGGAGCGCCGCCGCGAGTGACGTGTTCTGCTCGACGACCGTGCTGCAGGACGGGCCGATGGTGGTGTCGGACACCGCGCTCGACCCGCGGTTCAGCGGGCTCCCCGCCGTGACGGGCGAGCCGGGCATCCGCTTCTACGCGGGTGCGCCGCTGTCCATGCTCGACGGCACCCGTGTCGGCACGCTCTGCATCATGGACGCGAAGCCCCGCGAGCTCTCGCCGCAGGACGTGGAGATGCTCCGTGACCTCGCCCGCTGGGCGGAGCGGGAGCTGGGCCACGCGATCGACCGGGACCGGGTCCGGCGGGTGCTCGACGCGCTCGTCCCCGATCCGATCGACGTCCCCGGCTACGACTTCGCCGCCGTGTCCTCGTCACGCGAGGGGTCCGGCGACGTCGCGGACTGGCGCGTCGCGGCCGACGGCACCATCCGGCTGACGATCGGTTCGGTGTCCGCCGCCGGCAGTGCGGCCGGCCTGCTCGCGTCGACGCTCCGCGCCGCCGTCGTGGCACGCACCGACGTGCAGCTGGGAGCGGACGGCCAGGCACTGGAGGCCCAGATCGGCGCCGACCTGGAGGCCGCCGGTGCCGTCGGGTCGCTCTTCCACGCACGGATCGACCCGACGACCGGTCACGTCTCGTCCGTGGACGCCGGCCACGGCCTGGCGCTGCACGTCCGCGCCGACGGCACCCACACGGTGCTCAGGACGATCGACCTGCCGATCGGGCTGCAGCCGGAGGGCACCGCGCGGACCCACGTCGAGGTCGACCTCGCACCGGGCGACCGCCTCGTGCTGTTCACCGCGGGGCTCCTGTCGCTCGGTGGGCTCGACGACATCGGTGCCGTCGCGGCCCTGGCGGCAGCGGAGGAGGCCACGGCGTTCGTCGACCGCATCCGGGCACTGCGCGAGGCCGCACCCGCCGCCGACGTCAGCGTCGCGGTGCTGACCCGCCGTGCAGGGTCGGACGCGTCAGCGTGA
- a CDS encoding ABC transporter permease: protein MSDVVADPVAKPAKASWRGLVIQPVAILVVLAAFAVWLNTADLTATERSTLNPADLVSLTWQHVLLTIVSTVIVLIIGIPLGIVLTRGPLRRASGVILAVANFGQAAPAVGLVVLLAFWLGFSFWAAVIALVLYAILPVLRNTIIGIESVDQRTVEAGRGMGMSAFSVLMRVELPLAVPVMLSGIRTALVLLVGSAALATFIGAGGLGLLITTGVNLFLPKVLVSGALLIALLALSIDWLGRIVETVARPKGLR, encoded by the coding sequence ATGAGTGACGTCGTCGCCGATCCCGTCGCGAAGCCCGCGAAGGCCAGCTGGCGCGGGCTCGTCATCCAGCCGGTCGCGATCCTCGTCGTGCTCGCCGCGTTCGCCGTCTGGCTGAACACGGCCGACCTCACCGCTACCGAGCGCTCCACGCTCAACCCGGCCGACCTCGTGTCGCTCACCTGGCAGCACGTGCTCCTGACGATCGTCTCGACCGTGATCGTGCTGATCATCGGCATCCCGCTCGGCATCGTCCTCACACGCGGACCCCTCCGCCGGGCCAGCGGCGTGATCCTCGCGGTCGCGAACTTCGGGCAGGCCGCACCGGCCGTCGGCCTCGTGGTCCTGCTCGCGTTCTGGCTCGGGTTCTCGTTCTGGGCAGCGGTGATCGCCCTCGTGCTCTACGCGATCCTGCCGGTGCTGCGGAACACGATCATCGGCATCGAGAGCGTCGACCAGCGGACGGTCGAGGCCGGTCGCGGCATGGGCATGAGCGCGTTCTCCGTGCTGATGCGGGTCGAACTGCCCCTGGCCGTCCCGGTCATGCTCTCCGGCATCCGCACCGCACTCGTGCTGCTCGTCGGCTCCGCCGCGCTCGCGACCTTCATCGGTGCCGGCGGCCTCGGGCTTCTCATCACCACCGGCGTGAACCTGTTCCTGCCGAAGGTGCTGGTGTCCGGCGCCCTCCTCATCGCGCTCCTGGCGCTGTCCATCGACTGGCTCGGCCGCATCGTCGAGACCGTCGCCCGACCGAAGGGACTCCGATGA
- a CDS encoding TetR/AcrR family transcriptional regulator encodes MPDSATPSEMGLRDRKRIETRSRIAEAARSLALEDGIDHTTIEQIAARADISPRTFFNYFESKEDAVLGHTELDLSAETLESHVRAVAGEPAAQAVVDLAFLVFGETFGDERHRHERKELIVRFPQLMRRQVTRMSIVAEAMTGAVRTVLERDPAWGPEAATPQAAEMLLGMVMTALRSSARNEGTEPEQVRTQVVALMRDTAARIAAG; translated from the coding sequence ATGCCCGACAGTGCCACCCCGTCCGAGATGGGTCTGCGCGACCGCAAACGCATCGAGACCCGCAGCCGCATCGCCGAGGCCGCGCGGTCACTCGCGCTCGAGGACGGCATCGACCACACCACGATCGAGCAGATCGCCGCGCGCGCGGACATCTCGCCGCGGACGTTCTTCAACTACTTCGAGAGCAAGGAGGACGCGGTCCTCGGGCACACCGAGCTCGATCTCTCCGCCGAGACCCTCGAGTCGCACGTCCGGGCCGTCGCTGGAGAACCGGCGGCGCAGGCGGTCGTCGACCTGGCGTTCCTGGTGTTCGGCGAGACCTTCGGGGACGAACGACACCGCCACGAGCGCAAGGAACTCATCGTGCGCTTCCCGCAGCTCATGCGCCGCCAGGTCACGCGCATGTCGATCGTCGCCGAGGCGATGACCGGCGCCGTCCGCACCGTGCTCGAGCGCGACCCGGCGTGGGGGCCGGAGGCGGCGACGCCGCAGGCGGCGGAGATGCTGCTCGGCATGGTGATGACGGCGCTCCGCAGCTCCGCCCGGAACGAGGGCACGGAACCCGAGCAGGTGCGCACCCAGGTGGTCGCGTTGATGCGCGACACCGCGGCCCGGATCGCAGCAGGATGA
- a CDS encoding ABC transporter permease gives MFFNYVTERWDQIWFASWQHFSLVLQCTVLATVIAVLLAALVYRIPRLRSVANEVSTIGLTLPSFAVIGLLLVPLGFGVVPSVVTVTFFAALPILRNAVVGLSEISPAVVESARGIGMSRFRTLVQVELPMAWPIILTGVRVSAQMVMGVAAVAAYALGPGLGGFIFSGLSRLGGANSLNSVVVGVVGVVLLALVLDLLLLGLGRLTISRGIRVQH, from the coding sequence GTGTTCTTCAACTACGTCACGGAGCGATGGGACCAGATCTGGTTCGCGTCGTGGCAGCACTTCTCGCTGGTCCTCCAGTGCACCGTGCTCGCCACCGTCATCGCCGTGCTGCTCGCAGCACTCGTCTACCGCATCCCGCGGCTGAGATCGGTCGCGAACGAGGTGTCGACCATCGGGTTGACACTGCCGTCGTTCGCCGTGATCGGTCTGCTGCTCGTGCCGCTCGGCTTCGGCGTCGTGCCGTCCGTCGTCACGGTCACGTTCTTCGCCGCCCTGCCGATCCTCCGCAACGCGGTCGTCGGGCTCTCCGAGATCTCCCCCGCCGTCGTCGAGTCGGCCCGTGGCATCGGGATGAGCCGCTTCCGCACCCTGGTGCAGGTCGAGCTGCCGATGGCGTGGCCGATCATCCTCACCGGCGTCCGGGTCTCCGCGCAGATGGTGATGGGCGTCGCCGCCGTCGCCGCGTACGCGCTCGGCCCGGGGCTCGGCGGGTTCATCTTCTCCGGGCTCTCGCGTCTCGGCGGCGCGAACTCCCTCAACTCGGTCGTGGTGGGCGTGGTCGGTGTCGTCCTGCTCGCCCTCGTCCTCGATCTCCTGCTCCTCGGCCTCGGCCGCCTGACCATCTCGCGAGGTATCCGTGTCCAGCACTGA
- a CDS encoding ScbR family autoregulator-binding transcription factor, with protein sequence MAEDGRSRQQRAVATRAAILEAAAHEFDEHGYVGASMDAVAERAGLTKGALYFHFGSKRDLAGAVIAQQHEVSRRYGEAASTRATSPLEAMMWMSQGLATQMVSEVVVSAGIRLSTEAATAEVARQNPYTDWMAVVAELMRQGIAAGEVDDAWDPEVLGRVIIPAYTGVQTVSDVLADRADLFERLRDLWTVLLAAIVTERMRPEIPRLVALIAPDERAPDEHVARTGAP encoded by the coding sequence ATGGCGGAGGACGGACGGTCGCGGCAGCAGCGCGCGGTGGCGACACGGGCGGCGATCCTCGAGGCCGCGGCCCACGAGTTCGACGAGCACGGGTACGTCGGCGCGTCGATGGACGCCGTCGCCGAGCGAGCCGGGCTGACCAAGGGAGCGCTCTACTTCCACTTCGGGTCGAAGCGCGACCTCGCAGGAGCGGTCATCGCCCAGCAGCACGAGGTGTCCCGGCGGTACGGCGAAGCGGCGTCCACCCGGGCGACGTCCCCGCTCGAGGCGATGATGTGGATGTCGCAGGGACTCGCGACGCAGATGGTGTCCGAGGTCGTCGTGAGCGCCGGCATCCGGCTGTCGACCGAGGCCGCGACCGCCGAGGTGGCACGGCAGAACCCGTACACCGACTGGATGGCGGTCGTCGCCGAACTGATGCGGCAGGGGATCGCCGCGGGCGAGGTCGACGATGCCTGGGACCCGGAGGTGCTCGGGCGGGTGATCATCCCCGCGTACACCGGCGTCCAGACGGTCTCCGACGTGCTGGCCGACCGCGCGGACCTGTTCGAACGGCTCCGCGACCTCTGGACGGTCCTGCTCGCCGCGATCGTCACGGAGCGGATGCGCCCGGAGATCCCGCGGCTGGTGGCCCTCATCGCCCCGGACGAACGAGCACCGGACGAGCACGTCGCGCGGACCGGGGCGCCCTGA
- a CDS encoding aminoglycoside phosphotransferase family protein gives MPTPEAEIDVDAELVRALLADQHPDLADLPLEVVANGWDNVVVRLGELLAVRLPRRAAAARLIEHEQRWLPEIAHRVAAIVPVPDPVRTGRPAPGYPWSWSVVRWLPGVPAGERAGGTAVAEALAAFVRLLHVPAPADAPVNPVRAVPLRTRSEAVLERLATADVPRAVELAALWRTAAALPAYAGPPVWVHGDLHPFNLLVEPAPDGTGDRLSAVVDFGDVTAGDPAVDLATAWLTLDREARRTFRALVPADDATWTRARGWAVSIASAMHLSDDSAFRIVAERGIDAALDG, from the coding sequence ATGCCCACCCCGGAAGCAGAGATCGACGTCGACGCCGAGCTCGTCCGCGCGCTGCTCGCCGACCAGCACCCCGACCTCGCGGACCTGCCGCTCGAGGTCGTCGCGAACGGCTGGGACAACGTGGTCGTCCGGCTCGGGGAGCTGCTGGCCGTCCGGCTCCCCCGCCGTGCCGCCGCCGCCCGGCTCATCGAGCACGAGCAGCGCTGGCTGCCCGAGATCGCCCACCGGGTCGCCGCGATCGTGCCCGTCCCCGATCCGGTGCGGACCGGTCGCCCGGCGCCGGGGTACCCGTGGTCGTGGAGCGTCGTGCGCTGGCTCCCCGGCGTCCCGGCGGGCGAACGCGCCGGCGGGACGGCGGTGGCCGAGGCGCTCGCGGCCTTCGTCCGGCTGCTGCACGTGCCCGCGCCGGCGGACGCGCCGGTCAACCCGGTGCGCGCCGTCCCCCTGCGCACCCGCTCGGAGGCCGTCCTGGAACGGCTCGCCACCGCGGACGTACCACGTGCCGTGGAGCTGGCCGCGCTCTGGCGGACCGCGGCCGCCCTGCCCGCGTACGCCGGGCCTCCCGTCTGGGTGCACGGCGACCTGCACCCCTTCAACCTGCTCGTCGAACCCGCGCCGGACGGCACCGGTGACCGCCTGTCGGCGGTCGTGGACTTCGGGGACGTGACGGCGGGCGACCCGGCGGTGGACCTCGCGACCGCTTGGCTGACGCTCGACCGGGAGGCCCGGCGCACCTTCCGCGCGCTGGTCCCCGCCGACGACGCCACCTGGACCAGGGCACGGGGCTGGGCCGTGTCCATCGCCTCGGCGATGCACCTCAGCGACGACAGCGCGTTCCGGATCGTCGCCGAGCGTGGGATCGACGCCGCTCTCGACGGCTGA
- a CDS encoding ABC transporter ATP-binding protein has protein sequence MSSTDATLSHTNGSSAESDVTGRSILLDTVTKRYAGQSKPAVDGITLEIPAGKIVMLVGPSGCGKTTTLKMINRLIEPTEGRIVVGDDDVTSIDGDELRRRMGYVIQAGGLFPHMTVAANIAIVPKMLGWSKEKIAARVDELLDLVSLDPDTYRDRFPRELSGGQQQRVGVARALAADPPVLLMDEPFGAVDPITRQRLQDELLRIQEELHKTIVIVTHDFDEAVKLGDWIVIFSEGAHIVQYDTPERILAEPANEFVENFIGSGAGLKQLTLNRVRDVELAPAVTCSPGEEAKAVLQRMREAGGHGHAVVVDARQRPIGWPTRRQLERLDRIPDGTDPDLPVVGEAATLNDALDTMLVSSAGAALVTGRRDAFQGVITVETVMDAITRSRAAAAEEQAYTPVGTNTNPIETLPSSPVRAEEPVDE, from the coding sequence GTGTCCAGCACTGACGCAACCCTGTCCCACACGAACGGCTCCTCCGCCGAGAGCGACGTCACGGGTCGCAGCATCCTGCTCGACACCGTCACCAAGCGCTACGCGGGCCAGTCGAAGCCCGCCGTGGACGGCATCACGCTCGAGATCCCCGCGGGCAAGATCGTCATGCTCGTCGGCCCCTCCGGCTGCGGCAAGACGACCACGCTGAAGATGATCAACCGCCTGATCGAGCCCACCGAGGGCCGGATCGTGGTGGGCGACGACGACGTCACCTCGATCGACGGCGACGAGCTCCGCCGCCGCATGGGCTACGTCATCCAAGCCGGCGGGCTCTTCCCGCACATGACCGTCGCGGCGAACATCGCGATCGTGCCGAAGATGCTCGGCTGGTCCAAGGAGAAGATCGCCGCGCGCGTCGACGAGCTCCTCGACCTGGTCTCCCTCGACCCCGACACCTACCGCGACCGCTTCCCCCGTGAACTCTCCGGCGGGCAGCAGCAGCGCGTCGGCGTCGCCAGGGCCCTCGCCGCGGACCCGCCCGTCCTGCTCATGGACGAGCCGTTCGGTGCCGTCGACCCGATCACCCGCCAGCGCCTGCAGGACGAGCTCCTCCGCATCCAGGAAGAGCTGCACAAGACGATCGTCATCGTCACGCACGACTTCGACGAGGCCGTGAAGCTCGGCGACTGGATCGTGATCTTCTCCGAGGGTGCGCACATCGTGCAGTACGACACCCCGGAGCGCATCCTGGCCGAGCCCGCGAACGAGTTCGTGGAGAACTTCATCGGCTCGGGTGCCGGACTCAAGCAGCTGACGCTCAACCGCGTGCGCGACGTCGAGCTCGCCCCCGCGGTGACCTGCTCGCCCGGTGAAGAGGCGAAGGCCGTCCTGCAGCGCATGCGCGAGGCCGGCGGCCACGGGCACGCCGTCGTGGTGGACGCCCGTCAGCGTCCGATCGGCTGGCCGACCCGCCGGCAGCTCGAGCGCCTCGACCGCATCCCGGACGGCACCGACCCCGACCTGCCCGTCGTCGGCGAGGCCGCGACGCTCAACGACGCGCTCGACACGATGCTCGTGTCCAGCGCCGGTGCCGCGCTCGTCACGGGTCGCCGCGACGCATTCCAGGGCGTCATCACGGTCGAGACGGTCATGGACGCGATCACCCGTTCCCGTGCCGCAGCGGCCGAGGAGCAGGCGTACACCCCGGTCGGCACGAACACGAACCCGATCGAGACGCTGCCGTCGTCCCCGGTCCGCGCAGAGGAGCCCGTCGATGAGTGA